Proteins encoded in a region of the Massilia sp. UMI-21 genome:
- a CDS encoding HDOD domain-containing protein → MPGFTKAINAILASMRGEDEREFSMTQTVLSDPVLTQKVLRLANSGMYSAFGQRINTVSKAVLVLGTEAIGHLALGLKLIEELAKSTPDTETAHIEMEKAVLAGMVAQQVAASAVSRDPEEAVVCSILHSLGRMMITFYMPERWLQLREAAGEGREERAAEALLGLPLEAIGRATAEHWGLPRNLIAGMRSVEPGERGDGFSHDDWLAALGTMSTQAAEALWHDEDGAAARVGALAESFAPMLGVEAAGLLGAIDKARATAASDLSIAPLAKPAEKRARLAAATRKRMAGNKVMMSGVADMRDAGLNATPGQMMSMALETMHKGLSFTRSFAFLRNRREGRYAARLGLGEDSKALLPNLAFDDGYEPNVFHAALGSDRVIFIENARDAKFAAKLPGWWKDSLGQARCFVVVPLCAHGQPAGFIYGEWDDSFPSVVLSQTEFSLLNDLRGLVVRTVERRHQVEAVVTRV, encoded by the coding sequence ATGCCCGGCTTCACCAAGGCCATCAACGCCATCCTCGCCTCGATGCGCGGCGAGGACGAACGCGAGTTCTCGATGACCCAGACCGTGCTGTCGGACCCGGTCCTGACGCAGAAGGTGCTGCGCCTGGCCAACAGCGGCATGTACTCGGCCTTCGGCCAGCGCATCAACACGGTGTCGAAGGCGGTGCTGGTGCTCGGCACCGAAGCCATCGGCCACCTGGCGCTGGGCCTGAAGCTGATCGAGGAGCTGGCCAAGTCGACCCCGGACACCGAGACCGCCCACATCGAGATGGAAAAGGCGGTGCTGGCGGGGATGGTGGCCCAGCAGGTGGCGGCCAGCGCCGTGTCGCGCGACCCCGAGGAAGCGGTGGTCTGCTCGATCCTGCACTCGCTCGGCCGCATGATGATCACCTTCTACATGCCGGAGCGCTGGCTCCAGTTGCGCGAGGCGGCCGGCGAAGGCCGTGAAGAACGCGCGGCCGAAGCGCTGCTGGGCCTGCCGTTGGAGGCGATCGGGCGCGCCACCGCCGAACACTGGGGGCTGCCGCGCAACCTGATCGCCGGCATGCGCAGCGTCGAACCGGGCGAGCGCGGCGACGGCTTCAGCCACGACGACTGGCTGGCCGCGCTGGGCACCATGTCGACCCAGGCCGCCGAGGCCTTGTGGCATGACGAGGACGGTGCCGCCGCCCGGGTCGGCGCGCTGGCGGAGAGCTTCGCGCCGATGCTCGGCGTGGAAGCGGCTGGCCTGCTCGGTGCCATCGACAAGGCGCGCGCGACCGCCGCCTCCGACCTCAGCATCGCCCCGCTGGCCAAGCCGGCCGAGAAGCGCGCCAGGCTGGCGGCCGCGACCCGCAAGCGCATGGCCGGCAACAAGGTCATGATGAGCGGCGTGGCCGACATGCGCGACGCCGGCCTGAATGCGACGCCAGGCCAGATGATGTCGATGGCGCTCGAGACCATGCACAAGGGCCTGTCCTTCACCCGCTCCTTCGCGTTCCTCAGGAATCGCCGCGAAGGCCGCTATGCCGCGCGCCTGGGCCTGGGAGAAGACAGCAAGGCCCTGCTGCCGAACCTGGCGTTCGACGACGGCTACGAGCCCAACGTATTCCATGCCGCGCTGGGCAGCGACCGCGTGATCTTCATCGAGAATGCGCGCGACGCCAAGTTCGCGGCCAAGCTGCCGGGCTGGTGGAAAGACAGCCTGGGCCAGGCGCGCTGCTTCGTCGTGGTTCCGCTGTGCGCGCACGGGCAACCGGCCGGATTCATCTACGGCGAATGGGACGACAGCTTCCCCTCGGTGGTGTTGAGCCAGACCGAGTTCTCGCTGCTGAACGACCTGCGCGGGCTGGTGGTGCGCACGGTGGAGCGGCGCCACCAGGTGGAAGCGGTGGTGACGCGGGTGTAA
- a CDS encoding EAL domain-containing protein, producing the protein MHTSSTAAKVQPRKQPPTLLDSLLDAAGDIVFRVTLGGQIRAASRRALTLTGVEAGGRPLVSLVHDVDQAALRNAIGSAGASGDPVIIEARLRCSERDIWFELRIAPIASGDDAPLLVVGRDMSAQHATEERLRHMATHDALTELPNRLLLSDRIRMVIANARRSGQGFAVATVGLDGFKKVNDGLGHGIGDAVLRMAAGRLRRTLRDSDTLARVGGDEFVAVLPGSATEAQIKLVTGRLMAALQSPFEIDGHTIYLGGSIGVALYPEHAEDEVRLVTLADTAMSRAKETGKARAVTYSPRDQGPPEHDISLEAAMFNAVREGEFQLYYQPIVNARSRTIEGFETLMRWKHPTLGMVPPVRFIPIAETNGLINLLGAWALKAACMQIRQFEEVAGRELYISVNISPRQFRSDKFLTVLDDALALSGTAGSKLVLEITEGTLMVDPAHAESVLGKMAERGARIAIDDFGTGYSSLAYLKRFPISVLKVDRAFVKDLPDAEKDAAICNAVLDLAKHLGLSVVAEGVETEAQLAWLDQLGCHYVQGYLTGKPMPAHVAIAALTENLYTELLPADSRTVTP; encoded by the coding sequence ATGCACACCAGTTCCACCGCCGCCAAGGTCCAGCCGCGCAAGCAGCCGCCCACGCTGCTCGACAGCCTGCTCGACGCGGCCGGCGACATCGTGTTCCGTGTCACCCTGGGTGGCCAGATCCGTGCCGCCAGTCGCCGAGCGCTGACCCTCACCGGCGTCGAAGCCGGCGGCCGGCCGCTGGTATCGCTGGTCCACGATGTCGACCAGGCGGCGCTGCGCAATGCCATCGGCAGCGCCGGCGCCAGCGGCGACCCGGTGATCATCGAAGCACGCTTGCGCTGCAGCGAGCGCGACATCTGGTTCGAACTGCGCATCGCCCCGATCGCCTCCGGCGACGATGCCCCGCTGCTGGTGGTCGGCCGCGACATGTCGGCCCAGCACGCCACCGAGGAACGGCTGCGCCACATGGCCACCCACGACGCCCTCACCGAACTGCCGAACCGGCTGCTGCTGTCGGACCGCATTCGCATGGTGATCGCCAATGCGCGCCGCTCCGGGCAGGGCTTCGCGGTCGCCACCGTCGGCCTGGACGGCTTCAAGAAAGTCAACGACGGCCTCGGCCACGGGATCGGCGATGCGGTGCTGCGCATGGCCGCCGGACGCCTGCGCCGCACCCTGCGCGACAGCGACACCCTGGCCAGGGTCGGCGGCGACGAGTTCGTGGCGGTCCTGCCCGGCTCCGCCACCGAAGCGCAGATCAAGCTCGTCACCGGGCGCCTGATGGCGGCGCTGCAGTCGCCGTTCGAGATCGACGGCCACACGATCTACCTGGGCGGCTCGATCGGGGTCGCGCTCTATCCGGAACATGCCGAGGACGAAGTGCGCCTGGTGACCCTGGCCGACACCGCCATGTCGCGCGCGAAGGAAACCGGCAAGGCGCGCGCGGTCACCTACAGCCCGCGCGACCAGGGCCCGCCCGAGCACGACATCTCGCTCGAAGCGGCGATGTTCAACGCCGTGCGCGAGGGCGAATTCCAGCTCTACTACCAGCCGATCGTCAATGCGCGCAGCCGTACCATCGAGGGCTTCGAAACCCTGATGCGCTGGAAGCATCCGACGCTGGGCATGGTGCCGCCGGTGCGCTTCATCCCGATCGCCGAGACCAATGGCCTGATCAACCTGCTGGGCGCCTGGGCGCTGAAGGCGGCCTGCATGCAGATCCGCCAGTTCGAGGAAGTGGCCGGACGCGAGCTGTATATCTCGGTCAACATCAGTCCGCGCCAGTTCAGGAGCGACAAGTTCCTGACGGTGCTCGACGATGCGCTGGCGCTGTCCGGCACCGCGGGCAGCAAGCTGGTGCTCGAGATCACCGAAGGCACGCTGATGGTCGATCCGGCGCATGCCGAGTCGGTGCTGGGCAAGATGGCCGAGCGCGGCGCCCGCATCGCCATCGACGACTTCGGCACCGGCTATTCGAGCCTGGCGTACCTGAAGCGCTTCCCGATCTCGGTGCTGAAGGTCGACCGCGCATTCGTCAAGGACCTGCCGGACGCCGAAAAGGACGCCGCGATCTGCAACGCGGTACTCGACCTGGCCAAGCACCTCGGCCTGTCGGTGGTGGCCGAGGGCGTCGAAACCGAGGCGCAACTGGCCTGGCTCGACCAGTTGGGCTGCCATTACGTGCAAGGCTACCTGACCGGCAAACCCATGCCCGCCCATGTCGCGATCGCGGCCCTGACCGAAAACCTCTACACTGAATTACTCCCGGCCGACTCCCGGACGGTCACACCATGA
- a CDS encoding isovaleryl-CoA dehydrogenase, translated as MNPFDTHEVLNQAAPFADVNLFRCDAALSEALEREGGGWAFAGLDRLGAELGRADTLELARLANVHGPRLLSHDRMGNRIDEIEFHPAWHQLMALMIGAGAHSSPWTEPRPGAQVARAARYLLFGQVENGAQCPVTMTFASVPALRRAPALAAEWLPKILSNEYDPRSLPLAQKRGALVGMGMTEKQGGSDVRANTTRAAPLPAAEAQARFGPAGEGAWRIVGHKWFFSVPQADAHLILAQTQDLGTAAVAPERLSCFFVPRFLPDGSRNAIRVQRLKDKLGNRSNASSEVEFQDAVGWMIGAPGRGIPTILEMGGHTRLDCVLGSAGIMRAALCHALHHARGRSAFGRLLSEQPLMRNVLADLALESEAATAFALRLARCFDEAADPAQALLGRILTPAGKYWICKRGPAFGAEAMEVMGGNGYVEDGPLARLYREFPVNSIWEGSGNVMCLDVLRALGKSLPEARAALAAELQPAAALDARFADFAGRLLDELPVLVQDEGGARRLAERLVLAVQGALLLRHAPGYVAEAFVASRIVREPGGAFGRLPAGSDCAAILARALQD; from the coding sequence ATGAACCCTTTCGACACGCATGAAGTGCTGAACCAGGCCGCGCCGTTTGCGGACGTGAATCTGTTCCGCTGCGACGCCGCCCTGAGCGAGGCCCTCGAACGGGAGGGTGGGGGCTGGGCCTTCGCCGGCCTGGACAGGCTCGGGGCCGAGCTGGGCCGCGCGGACACCCTCGAACTGGCGCGCCTCGCGAATGTCCATGGACCGCGCCTGCTGAGTCACGACCGCATGGGGAACCGCATCGACGAGATCGAATTCCATCCGGCCTGGCACCAGCTCATGGCCCTGATGATCGGGGCCGGCGCCCACTCGTCGCCGTGGACGGAGCCGCGGCCCGGCGCCCAGGTGGCGCGCGCCGCCCGGTACCTGCTGTTCGGGCAGGTGGAGAACGGCGCCCAGTGCCCGGTGACGATGACGTTTGCGTCGGTGCCGGCCCTGCGCCGCGCGCCGGCGCTGGCGGCCGAATGGCTGCCGAAGATCCTGTCGAACGAGTACGATCCGCGTTCGCTGCCGCTCGCGCAGAAGCGCGGCGCACTGGTCGGGATGGGCATGACCGAGAAGCAGGGCGGCAGCGACGTGCGTGCGAATACCACCCGCGCCGCGCCGCTGCCGGCGGCCGAGGCCCAGGCCCGCTTCGGACCCGCCGGCGAGGGCGCCTGGCGCATCGTCGGCCACAAATGGTTCTTTTCGGTGCCGCAGGCGGACGCGCACCTGATCCTGGCGCAAACGCAGGACCTCGGCACCGCTGCCGTCGCGCCGGAGCGCCTGAGCTGCTTCTTCGTTCCGCGCTTCCTGCCCGACGGCAGCCGCAACGCGATCCGGGTGCAGCGCCTGAAGGACAAGCTGGGCAACCGTTCCAACGCCTCGTCCGAGGTCGAGTTCCAGGACGCGGTCGGGTGGATGATCGGAGCGCCCGGCCGCGGGATCCCGACCATCCTGGAGATGGGCGGCCATACCCGGCTCGATTGCGTGCTGGGCAGCGCCGGCATCATGCGCGCCGCACTGTGCCATGCGCTGCACCATGCGCGCGGGCGCAGCGCCTTCGGGCGCTTGCTCAGCGAGCAGCCCCTGATGCGCAACGTGCTGGCCGACCTCGCGCTCGAGTCCGAGGCCGCCACCGCCTTCGCGCTGCGCCTGGCGCGCTGCTTCGACGAGGCGGCCGATCCGGCCCAGGCCCTGCTGGGCCGGATCCTGACCCCGGCCGGCAAGTACTGGATCTGCAAGCGCGGCCCGGCCTTCGGCGCCGAGGCCATGGAAGTCATGGGCGGCAACGGCTATGTCGAGGACGGCCCGCTGGCGCGCCTGTACCGTGAATTTCCGGTCAACTCGATCTGGGAAGGTTCGGGCAACGTCATGTGCCTGGATGTGCTGCGCGCGCTCGGCAAGTCGCTGCCGGAGGCGCGGGCGGCACTGGCCGCCGAGCTGCAGCCGGCGGCCGCGCTGGATGCGCGCTTCGCCGACTTCGCCGGCCGCCTGCTGGACGAGCTGCCGGTGCTGGTGCAGGATGAAGGCGGCGCGCGCCGGCTGGCGGAGCGCCTGGTGCTGGCGGTGCAGGGCGCGCTGCTGCTGCGCCATGCGCCCGGCTACGTGGCCGAGGCCTTCGTCGCCTCGCGTATCGTGCGCGAGCCGGGCGGCGCCTTCGGCCGGCTGCCGGCGGGCAGCGACTGCGCGGCGATCCTGGCGCGGGCGCTGCAGGACTGA
- the upp gene encoding uracil phosphoribosyltransferase codes for MKQDPRFPNLFILNHPLIQHKLSHMREHDTSTRTFRELLREITLLMGYEITRDLPLTTRTVQTPLVTVEAPVIAGKKLAIVPILRAGIGMSDGLLELVPSARVGHIGVFRDPETHEPVEYLVRLPDTNERTFILCDPMIATGNSAVHAVDVLKKRGVASEQILFLALVAAPEGIEVFQKSHPDVKVFVASLDSHLNEDAYIVPGLGDAGDRIFGTK; via the coding sequence ATGAAACAAGACCCGCGCTTTCCCAATCTCTTCATCCTGAATCACCCGCTCATCCAGCACAAGCTGTCGCACATGCGCGAGCACGACACCTCCACGCGCACCTTCCGCGAGCTGCTGCGCGAGATCACGCTCTTGATGGGGTACGAAATCACGCGCGACCTGCCGCTGACCACCCGCACCGTGCAGACGCCGCTGGTGACCGTCGAGGCGCCGGTCATCGCCGGCAAGAAGCTGGCGATCGTGCCGATCCTGCGTGCCGGCATCGGCATGAGCGACGGCCTGCTGGAGCTGGTGCCCTCGGCGCGCGTCGGCCACATCGGCGTGTTCCGCGACCCGGAAACCCACGAGCCGGTGGAGTACCTGGTGCGCCTGCCGGATACCAACGAGCGTACCTTCATCCTGTGCGACCCGATGATCGCCACCGGCAACTCGGCGGTGCATGCCGTCGATGTGCTGAAAAAACGCGGCGTGGCGAGCGAGCAGATCCTGTTCCTGGCGCTGGTGGCGGCGCCGGAAGGCATCGAGGTGTTCCAGAAGTCGCATCCCGACGTGAAGGTGTTCGTCGCCTCGCTCGACTCGCACCTGAACGAAGACGCCTACATCGTGCCGGGCCTGGGCGATGCGGGCGATCGCATCTTCGGCACCAAGTAA
- a CDS encoding Hpt domain-containing protein yields MHAADQQFFSRLASANASFDSGLPATLERLRALGARLDPAAPALAADELQAMLHTLAGSAVTFGYRGLGQHARALEQRLRVLQTFDAVAAVNWAAWVGELGQFVEAARRDPRGLG; encoded by the coding sequence ATGCACGCCGCCGACCAGCAGTTCTTCTCGCGCCTGGCCTCGGCCAACGCCAGCTTCGACAGCGGCTTGCCGGCCACTCTCGAGCGCCTGAGGGCGCTCGGTGCGCGGCTCGATCCGGCGGCGCCGGCGCTGGCTGCCGACGAACTGCAGGCGATGCTGCATACGCTGGCGGGTTCGGCCGTCACCTTCGGCTACCGCGGCCTCGGCCAGCATGCCCGTGCGCTCGAGCAGCGCCTGCGCGTGCTGCAAACCTTCGACGCCGTCGCCGCCGTCAACTGGGCCGCCTGGGTGGGCGAACTCGGCCAGTTCGTCGAGGCCGCGCGCCGCGATCCACGCGGCCTGGGCTGA
- a CDS encoding cold-shock protein — translation MATGIVKWFNDSKGFGFITPDEGGEDLFAHFSAIQSNGFKSLQENQRVSFDVTTGPKGKQAANIQPL, via the coding sequence ATGGCAACTGGCATCGTAAAATGGTTCAATGATTCGAAGGGCTTTGGCTTCATCACCCCGGACGAAGGCGGCGAAGATCTGTTCGCTCACTTCTCGGCTATCCAGAGCAACGGCTTCAAATCGCTGCAAGAGAACCAGCGCGTTTCGTTCGACGTGACCACCGGCCCGAAGGGCAAGCAGGCCGCGAACATCCAGCCGCTGTAA
- a CDS encoding LysR family transcriptional regulator, translated as MDKFRQISTFVEVVARGSLSAAARAEGIAPAMIGRRLDALEARLGVKLLQRTTRRLVLTDEGAVFLEDCQRILTELEDAEAAAAERSARATGHLLVSAPAGFGRQHVAPLLPSFLAEHQELSVNLNLTDRLVDVVGEAVDVAIRIASLNDSSLVGTKLADNHRVVVGSPAYLKRHGTPRSLADLARHNCLAISSEGSQRGWTFLDKGKPVTLKLGGNMECNDGAVLHAWALAGKGLAWRSMWEVGAQIAAGELCTVLDDFAAPGNDIHAVFAQRQHLPLRIRAFVDFLRRSYAQPDYWRV; from the coding sequence ATGGACAAGTTCAGGCAGATCTCGACCTTTGTCGAGGTGGTGGCGCGCGGCAGCCTGTCGGCGGCGGCGCGGGCGGAGGGCATCGCGCCGGCCATGATCGGCCGCCGTCTCGATGCGCTGGAAGCCCGGCTCGGCGTCAAGCTGCTGCAGCGGACCACCCGGCGCCTGGTGCTCACCGACGAAGGCGCCGTCTTTCTCGAGGATTGCCAACGCATCCTCACCGAACTCGAAGACGCGGAAGCGGCCGCGGCCGAGCGCAGCGCTCGCGCCACCGGCCATCTGTTGGTCTCGGCGCCGGCCGGCTTCGGGCGCCAGCACGTGGCGCCGCTGCTGCCCTCCTTCCTGGCCGAGCACCAGGAGCTGAGCGTCAACCTGAACCTGACCGACCGCCTGGTGGACGTGGTCGGCGAAGCTGTGGACGTGGCAATCCGCATCGCCAGCCTGAACGATTCCAGCCTGGTCGGCACCAAGCTGGCGGACAACCACCGCGTGGTGGTCGGCAGCCCCGCCTACCTGAAGCGCCACGGGACGCCGCGCAGCCTGGCCGACCTGGCCAGGCACAATTGCCTTGCCATCAGCAGCGAAGGCAGCCAGCGCGGCTGGACCTTTCTCGACAAGGGCAAGCCGGTCACCCTCAAGCTGGGCGGCAACATGGAATGCAATGATGGCGCGGTGCTGCACGCGTGGGCGCTGGCCGGCAAGGGATTGGCCTGGCGATCGATGTGGGAGGTCGGGGCCCAGATCGCGGCGGGGGAATTGTGCACGGTACTCGATGACTTTGCCGCGCCGGGCAATGACATCCATGCCGTCTTTGCGCAGCGCCAGCACCTGCCCTTGCGGATCCGTGCTTTCGTCGATTTCCTGCGGCGCAGCTATGCGCAACCGGACTACTGGCGGGTTTGA